The window TGTCACAGCTGATGGTGAAGAACTCAATCggtaaagtcacgtgactaaaacAACTCATAGATATTAATTACCTGGCGCCAAAGCAAgtgtttcaaaaatttgaGACTCGAcacaaagtcacgtgactaatatAAGTTATAGATATCAACCACCTGGCTCTGTGGCAAGTGTTCAAAAATTTAAAGTCCCTATGCAATTGGTATAAGGTCATGTGACTAAAAAAACTTATAGATATTAACAACCTGGCTCTATAGCAAgtgtttcaaaaatttgaaacCCTTAGGCAATTGATATAAAGCCACGTCACTAAACTAACAAATAGATATCAACCACCTGGCTTTCTAGTAACTGTACAGTCAAGCTATGGAATTAGTATAAAGTCGCATGACTAAAACAAATCATAGATATCAACCACTTTGCTCTATAGCAAATGTATCAAAATTTTAACCCAAAATTTGAAACCCCTTATAAAATTGgcataaagtcacgtgacctaagCAACACATATATATCAACCACATTGCtctaaaaaatattttttaaagaTTTGAACCCATCAAGCTggcaaagtcacgtgactaaaacAACTTATAGATATCAACCATCTGGCTCTAAAATCAGTTTCGATGTAATACGAAACGATCATCACCTTATAATGAAAGTGTTCTTCTTCGGTTTGTCCACCTGCATTATTTGGCACTCTAACAAGCAAAACAACTGTCAACAATGCAAAACGATGGCACCAACATCGTCCAAACTGACTGTCAACGGTGAAGTTGTTGAGAGGCTCGTTGATGCCTCCTGCGGGCGGCGACTTAAAACCAATGAAAGCGCCATCGCTTTTCAATTGAAAGTAACGCTTTCTCCAGTTCTTGATATACTCGCCTACGACACAAAAGCGTTGACCAATGATGAAACaatgtgatcacgtgacttggaGAGATTTACTCTTTTTGAGAAAATTGGTGCTGTTGCTTGTAAGAAAATaagtcattgatatttactATCTAATTTGCTAGATTGTGGTGATTACTGCGAATCAGGCGTACTTAGAAAAGTTTATCAATTGTTggataaatttaattaaatatgtatttgtattaatattttaattgatattaataaacaattattaattataacattacaaaacattaaatttttttaaataattgataaaataaaaagtcaataaaaattaattaattgattaataactaatacaacaaatatttataataataccAATTAccaaaataaatacaaattaataaaacgtaatcaataaattaattaaattaatattaaactattaaaaattaatattaactaattaagaaaataaataaaaattaattaaaattaatcaataaattagttaaaattaatattaaattttaaaaaattattactaactatttaataaaataatacaaattacttaataattatttaatattatatattaatataagttaattaaatttaatcaataaattaattaaaattagtattaatttttttttaaattaacattaattatttaataaaatactactaattaattaaaaattaatcaaaattATAtcttaatataaattattacaaattaatattaacaaataaaatacaatattTTCAAGTTAAATACAAAATCAATTCAAATGACAGTCATTACTGCTACCCCAAGCTCTAAACGGCACGTGTTTACATACACAACCCACAGTCATTCCTATCTATAGTAAGTCtttacagtcacgtgactatgacGTCACCACTCACGCCCATTCTGTTCACCAAACGACCACGTTTACTACCGTAAACACAAGAGAAACCCATAGAATCACTCAACAATCGCGATTCCTTTCGATCCGCGTCGATATCGCTCGTTCCCGCACCGATTCTCCATTCATACATCCGGGAACGTGATGTCGGCGAGTAAGCAACCGAAATCGCCCGTAAATCGACGATGTCGCGTCTTCTCTCACCTCGCTTCAAAAGCCATCCCTCTTTCACGATCTTCGATTCGCCGACTGCCTCCATAGACGTCGATTCGACGCGACGAGATTCTCTCACTGACTCAACGAACGACTAGCGACGATCGACAGCGTAGCGACGTGTAGACAAGCTCCGGAGAAAATCTGAAACCCGTATTTCAAAACACAGAATGCCAAGCAACTCGTCTCCGTTTACGCCCACCTGCTAGTAATAGCCCGGCTAAGGCAGACTGGTTGTTTGTAGGCTGGTTGCATGTAGGAGCGTGCGCTAAAGATTTCGCACATTCATGGTGAGTGCGCAACGGTAGCTGGTCTCTATGTCACGGTAGAAAAGTGATACTTAGGTCACTAGTTTATACCATTATTTATGTAATAGCcactattaattatttaattaattaattattgataaaaataataataatagtttatgttaattaactactaattttaattattaataaaataaaataatagaCTATGTTAATTAggtattattattaatttttgataaaaaataataaaatagtttttgttaattaagtactaatactaattattaataaaaaataataattatttatgataATTAGGTACGATTATTAACTTttgataaaaataataaaaataatttatgttaattaagtactaatattaattattgataaaaaaataattaaaataatttacgttaattaagtactaatattaattattgataaaaaaataataaaaatcatttatgttaattatttatgtacaGCGCTTGGCATCAGACGGCAAGTTGAAGATTGGAATGCCCAACCAGACTCTCAAAGCAACACTAAATTGTTTGCTGGGCATGGCGATGCCGAGGCTTAGGGTTTGGCAATGCCCGCAACCATGCACGAGCATGGTGTTCAGTTTAGCGCGATCTCGAATACTAGCAGAATCTTTGAGGGAAGATCTTAGATCAGAATCCAGCCTACTCTGCAAATTTCGTTGACTGGTCATTTCAGTCTTAGCTAAGAGCTGTGTCTGGAGTACTTTGACATAGGCGTACATGAGCAACCTGCTCTCCTGGAAAAGTGCTCGTTCTAGATATATATTTGAGAtgtgcgtacacacacacacacacacacacacacacacacacacacacacacacacacacacacgcacacgcacacgcacgcactcacacacgcacgcacgcacacactatAATACACATGCGCAGTATTATGACTGAAGAGGTATTGTAATATTTGAAATATAGTCAGATGTTCTCCTACTGCAAACGGCTCTCTAGTAGAGACGGTTCCTACTCAATAAACCGACGAATCAAGCCACACTTGCGCTATATGCGCGCACTACCTCGCAGCAGCACTAAAACAACTATTGCAACAGAGAGTAGGTAAAACAATCCTTAACTTCACCACCTGATGACGTCACGAAAACAAGCGCGCGCTAGCTCAATTCCTTACTAATCGCGTGCCGCTCTTTGATCATATAAATAGCAACAGCTTTTTGTCCCATCGCCTTATGTACAAGTTACCTTTCGGTAAGGACGAGATCTTCAGTCTCCTGCGACGTGCGGCGAGCAGGACTCCGCGGGCGACTGTCGCATTCCGACCTTCATGGACGACGATCCCCCGGATGCACCCAAAGTTCCCGTACACGGAAGTTGACAGAAAGGCTGGTGGACGGAGCAAACACCCGAGCGTCGACTACTACCGCGGTCGTTGCTCAGGAATGGAGGATATCCCGTCGACCCGTATCCACCGGGAGGAATGATGACCGGACGGTTTGGTAGCCACGTCTGTGCGCTATCATACACTCCGTTAGTACCGGAAGTCGAACAAGCTGGAAGCAACGGCGGGAGTTGCGGTTGAAACATCGGACGCGGCGTCATACCCGGATGCACCGTCATACCCGGATGTGGCGTCATACCCGGATGTGACGTTGTACCCGGATGTGACATCTTCCCTTGACGTGACATCATAACAGGACGTGACATCATTACTGGATGAGACGATATAACCGGATGTGATGTCATAACCGGATGTGATGTCATAACCGGATGTGATGTCATAACCGGATGTGATGTCATAGGAGGAAAGTTGGAGTTGAACATCGATTGGCCATTGGACGGAAGCTGACACATTTGTTGAAAGAAAGTTGCCTCATGGTGGTAGGTGGACGTGATATCTGGTATGACACCGTTGCTATCAGATGGTTTTATCTCCTCGGCATCCTGTTCGGGAGATGACTGAAAGTTGGATAGCAACTCAGTCAGCTCGCTCGGAATTTCGCTGTCCAGTGTATTAGGAATCCTATGTTCGGTACTAGGCACAGAAAATGGTAGACTGTGTGTCGATTTAGTGTCAGGCTTGCCTGTAAGCCAACGCAGAAACATgaggacagacacacacacgtgcacacacacaaaaacacacaaacaaacaaacaaacaaacacacgcacatgcacacgtacacacacaaacaaacaaacacacacacatccacacataccacacccacacaaacaaacacacacacacacacacacacacaaacaaacacacacacacacacaccatgcatgcgtgcgtgcacacacacacacacacacacacacacacacacacacacacacaccatgcatgcgtgcacgtgcacacacgcacacacacacacacacacacacacacacacacacacacacacacacacaccatgcatgcgtgcacgtgcacacacgcacacacacacacacacacacacacacacacaccatgcatgcgtgcacgtgcacacacgcacacacacacacacacacacacacacacacacacacacacacacacacacacaccatgcatgcgtgcacgtgcacacacgcacacacacacacacacacacacacacacacacacacacacacacacacacaccatgcatgcgtgcacgtgcacacacgcacacacacacacacacacacacacacacacacacacacacacacaccacatgcacacacacacacacaccacatgcacacacacaaacacacacacacgctcacgcACACATGcccatacatgcacacacatgcccacacacgcacacacatacacacacacacacacacacacacacacacacacacacacacacacacgtacacacacatacacacacacacacaactagaACCGCCCAACAGCCTTGGAGTCCCAACACCAACACCGCATGCACCGAATTGAGAATCCAAAGCCACACTCTCTTGTTCTCAAAACACTGAACACACATCACCACGTAACAACCCAACAGTTTACCTTTCACATCGATTATTCGCCTTCTTTTCGTTTTCTGTGACACAACAACTCCATTCACCGACGATCCATCACACACCATATTCGCTGGAATATCAGTCATCAGGAGTGGCTTGTTTTCGTCGCTCGATTTTCGTTCAATCACATTCTTGATGTAGGTCTGAGCTATGGCTTCTCCTAGacctttcttgtttgtgtcaaAGATTTCCAGTTCATATGGCTGAGACGGATTGATGGGACTTGGAGTGAGCGTTTTGAGTTCAAGAGATGGATGTAGTATAGTAGGAGTGAGAACAATAGATGTGGTAGATGCTAGACGAATACACACATGTAAATAAGTGTCACGTGTTTATATGTCGTGTGTGCGTGTAGGTGTCACGTGTTTaggtgtcatgtgtgtgtgtgtgtgtgtgtgtgtgtgtgtgtgtgtgtgtgtgtgtgtgttgtgtgtgtgtgtgtgtgtgtgtgtgtgtgtgtgtgtatgtgtgtgtgtgtgtgtgtgtgtgtgtgtgtgtgtgtgtgtgtgtgtatgtgtgtgtgtgtgtgtgcatgcatgcatgcatgcatgcgtgtgtgtgtgtgtgtgtgtgtgtgtgtgtgtgtgtgtgtgtgtgcgcacgtatgtgtgcatgtgtgtgtgtgtgtgtgtgtgtgcgtgtgtgtgcatgtgtgtttgtgtctgtctgtctgtctgtctgtctgtgtgtgcacgcgtgcgtgcgtgtgcgtgcatgtggggcacggtggagcagatggtaaaGCATTGATGacaacatccgggatcttgtattccgtgatgagggttgaaggtttgatcctggtggaggcaaccctgtcgcagtttccttgagcaaaaAACTCACCCAtacttgcttctcttgactcaggagtataaatgagtacctgatcattaactggggtggacaagactgctggcttggcagcaacatcatgcaccagtcgggtacgtgtgggccttggtgtccagtcccagagctgcgccattgtcagtgcccctggatgactctggccaagctccaggtggattgtagtgctggcccCAAAACCGCACGTAGCATATGAAggtcctgtctctagaggcagggggagctatctccacaactgacctcaaggtcgacgtcgaaagacatGGAGgccttaacatttgtccattttgtccattttgtccatgtgtgtgtgtgtgtgtgtgtgtgtgtgtgtgtgtgtgtgtgtgtgtgtgtgtgcatgtgtgtgtgtgtgtgtgtgtgtgtgtgtgtgtgtgtgcgtgtgtgtgcgtgtgcatgcgtgtgcgtgtgcatgcatgtgtgtgtgtgtgtgtgtgtgtgtgtgtgtgtgtgtgtgtgtgtgtgtgtgtgtgtgtgtgtgtgtgtgtgtgtgtgtgtaattgcaCTTCAGTGCACATCTATCCAccaacctgtctgtccatcacgCTGTGCAGGATCTCCTGGCACGTCATTCATTGTCTTTGCCTGCAAAGCCACTTCACTGTTCACAGAATTAGACGATGTGCTAGACTTCAGTAGCTTCCCTTTGCGTGGTTTTCcagattgctgttgttgctgtccaAAATTAAGCTCAACTACCGGACGCATTTTCTTCCAATCGTCGGTCAATTCTCCGCACTCCCGTAAATACTCTTTCCCCTCTTCCTCACTAGAATCAAGATAGAACTGCATTACTGGCCTTCTTcacttgcctgtctgtctgtctgtctgtctgtctgtctgtctgtctgtattatgtgtcatgtgtgtgtgtgtgtgtgtgtgtgtgtgtgtgtgtgtgtgtgtgtgtgtgtgtgtgtgtgtgtgtgtgtgtgtgtgtacatgtctgtctatgtgtatgtctgtttatctgtctgtctatctatttgtatgtatgtatgttgtatgtccAACTTTTTGCCCATcgttctgtctgcctgtctgtgtgtatgtctgtctatctgtctgtctgtctatttgtatatatgtatgttgtatgtccAATTGTTTGCCCATcgttctgtctgcctgtctgtgtgtatgtctgtctatccgtccatctatctatctgtatgtatgtatgttgtatgtccAACTGTTTGatcatccgtctgtctgtctgtatgtatgtacgtctatctgtgtgtgtgtgtgtgtgtgtgtgtgtgtgtgtgtgtgtgtgtctatctgtctgtctgtttgtccatccatctgtctgtctgtgtatgtatgtatgtatgtatgtccatctgtctgtctgtctgtccatctctctgtgcatctgtccgttcattcgtccgtctgtctatccatctgtctgcctgtctgtccgtctgcctatTTGCCTgtccacccacacacccacctgCTCATCTACTTGCTACACACTCTACATCTACTATATCTCACCTTATCACATAGTTGTAGCACGTAATGAACTGTGCTTTCTGTGATCGTGTGTTGTACGCAATGACAGCACTCGTTTGCAGCCAAATCCACTCGCCAGACTTCATCAAGAAACGATAAGACTTGCTCACAGATTGGCCCTTTGCAATTACTAAAAAACAGGGAGATGATGACAAGGAGGGAAAACACGTGAATTGTGGTTGTACAATTTGTGTGGCATCCAGCAATTGTGGACATGTCGTTGGGATGATGGAAATGGTACATAACACGACCGAGCATGTCTGATGGATGATAACCGGTGAGTTGTGAAATCCTAACAATCAAAATGTCACACGATTACGGTAGAAACTCATAATGAAGGGAGATGGATACCACCAATACACAACAGtccagtgtattgtgagatgcatccctctaatacaatagtctaatgtattgtgagatgcatcccttcaatacaatagtctaatgtattgtgagatgcatccctccaatacaatagtctaatgtattgtgagatgtatcctttcaatacaatagtctaatgtattgtgagatgcatccctccaatacaatagtctaatgtattgtgagatgcatccctccaatacaatagtctaatgtattgtgagatgaatccctccaatacaatagtctaatgtattgtgagatgcatccctccaatacaatagtctaatgtattgtgagatgcatcccttcaatacaatagtctaatgtattgtgagatgcatacctccaatagaatagtctaatgtattgtgagatgaatccctccaatacaatagcctaatgtattgtgagatgcatccctccaatacaatagtcaaatgtattgtgagatgcatcccttcaatacaatagtcagtgtattgtgagatgcatccctgcaatacaatagtctaatgtattgtgagatgcagccctccaatacaatagtcagtgtattgtgagatgcatccctccaatacaatagtctaatgtatggtgagatgcatccctccaatacaatagtctaatgtattgtgagatgcatccctccaatacaatagcctaatgtattgtgagatgcatcccttcaatacaatagtcagtgtattgtgagatgcatcccttcaatacaatagtctaatgtatggtgagatgcatccctccaatacaaactctactacagtatttcccgcccaattatccagttggggcaaccaattatccgatctCCCTCTGGCAAGCTGGTACACTTCAGTGCTTTGGGTCTCAGTCAAAACTCTCTCTGATGCAGATTGATAGCATCGTGCAAAACGCTATGACAATTAAGCTACTACACATGTGAATGCGAGGATCAAGCTGCAGCGTGCCGCAACTGAACAGCTCTACTGTCTTTCTCTTCGCATCAGTCTCATTGACTTGAGAGAAAAGACCACTGCACCACCGACACTCTCAGCTTCGCGCCCTCATCCAATTCTGagtgaaacaaattcacaatcgCCTAGCGATCGACCTGGAGAGTTTAGAGCTACCCAGACTGTAGACGTAACATGTACTTTATCAACGTGTTTGAGTAGCGTGGTTGTCAATTCTGCTGAgttctacagtacatattctctctaattttgcttgcatgtgcagctTTACGATGAGTACATGTTAGCTAGAAAGCGCATTGAGGCCTAGAGCAACTGCGAAGTCCTTTAGTGTGTCaggacacaaatctagcagaagttgccatcttgctgtgacaagagtctgaccctcgctgcaacaactgcaactgcgCCATTTCTCTGTGTGGTCATCCGCGCAGGTGggcgataattaattaccagacAATTACTGATGGTTTTTCCTccgtgattaattaattgcgaaAACAAGAATTACCCTGTTTACTGGTGCAGcagtacagcaacaacatccGTCAGTATGCGCTATTATTCCTCTACTCAGCGCTGCTATATATCTACACTGCTCATAATTAAAACcatgagtcggataattggttgccccaaccagataattgggcgggaaatactgtagtaatCAGTGCACAACATCCATTTCGAGATACGCAACCACCTCACCTCTGATCACAGAAAATGAACTTCAAATCCAGACTATGACGTGACATGAATAGATGCGACGACAGACTAACCTCCACCATTGGAGGTGGATCTAATGGCTTACAAACCGTCAACAAACCAAGAAAATTCGGATTCTCTTCCTCTCCGACAGCAAATCTCGTCCGTCCAGCCAAATGGATTACCTTATACCCCGGACAGTTGATTCCATTTCTCTCACCACCTTTCTTgttcaaaatatttttgattCGAAGAAAGAAGTTTCGCTCATTGCTGCAGCCAACGTGTCGTCCGGAGCAAAATTTGTTTCCTACAAACAACATTTAGTCAGTATTCATGATGACGAAGAGGATAagaagatagacaaacagatttacagacatacagacacaaagacaaacaaacaaacaggtaatcggacggacagacagacaaacaagcacacaaaaagAAAGATAACcataaacaaatggacagacagacagacagacagacagacagacaggcagacagatagatatacagacagacacacagacagacagacagacagcagacggatggacgaacggacggacagacagacagactgacagcagacagacagactgacagcagacagacagacagacagacagacacacatacaataaggtaggtagacagacaaagattgACACAGTCAAtggtacaaacaaacagacaaacataaagacagacagacaaacataaggacagacagacagacacagacagacagacagacagacaaaaacacacaaaagagacagtcacaaacaaatggacaaacaaaccaacaaacagacagacaaacaaccaaacaaacatacagacaggtagacaaacaaacagacagacaggtagacaaacaaacagacagacaggtagacaaacaaacagacagacaggtagacaaacaaacagacagacagacaaacaaacagacaaaggaaccacaaacacacagacagacaaac of the Corticium candelabrum chromosome 2, ooCorCand1.1, whole genome shotgun sequence genome contains:
- the LOC134198114 gene encoding single-minded homolog 2-like, which gives rise to MNIHSYVSHEMNATTVKALPQREICSIFSQEEEHMEDHIDHYILQALDGFILVLSSAGNVLYVSETVSGYLGLSQVDLLGRSLFEYVHVQDHQELKEALKPPREPCHGDNSKKSLSGIGDMPTKIGPGNKFCSGRHVGCSNERNFFLRIKNILNKKGGERNGINCPGYKVIHLAGRTRFAVGEEENPNFLGLLTVCKPLDPPPMVEVSLSSHLFMSRHSLDLKFIFCDQRISQLTGYHPSDMLGRVMYHFHHPNDMSTIAGCHTNLIAKGQSVSKSYRFLMKSGEWIWLQTSAVIAYNTRSQKAQFITCYNYVISEEEGKEYLRECGELTDDWKKMRPVVELNFGQQQQQSGKPRKGKLLKSSTSSNSVNSEVALQAKTMNDVPGDPAQRDGQTASTTSIVLTPTILHPSLELKTLTPSPINPSQPYELEIFDTNKKGLGEAIAQTYIKNVIERKSSDENKPLLMTDIPANMVCDGSSVNGVVVSQKTKRRRIIDVKGKPDTKSTHSLPFSVPSTEHRIPNTLDSEIPSELTELLSNFQSSPEQDAEEIKPSDSNGVIPDITSTYHHEATFFQQMCQLPSNGQSMFNSNFPPMTSHPVMTSHPVMTSHPVMTSHPVISSHPVMMSRPVMMSRQGKMSHPGTTSHPGMTPHPGMTVHPGMTPRPMFQPQLPPLLPACSTSGTNGVYDSAQTWLPNRPVIIPPGGYGSTGYPPFLSNDRGSSRRSGVCSVHQPFCQLPCTGTLGASGGSSSMKVGMRQSPAESCSPHVAGD